In one Candidatus Planktophila versatilis genomic region, the following are encoded:
- a CDS encoding enoyl-CoA hydratase/isomerase family protein: protein MATPLTGQVDFEVHGKVAHLILNRPEKINAMTVTMDEQMNSYIYEINNNLEIRSVLLYGKGEKGFCAGSDLTDLGEYGSNWEYRNRFDRNLDYARAIWLIKKPVVASLHGWVIGGGLEMACASDICVASPDAKFLAGEIRWGWHGGSGQTQLLSHRVGPGNASLFLLHGEPVLAADALRMGLIQELVPREEVLNRAIVIAESIAEKAPIAAQMTKHMVRISQSIPLETGLLYENDSFAYCMTTEDAAEGQRAFAEKRKPEFKGR, encoded by the coding sequence ATGGCTACACCACTTACAGGACAGGTCGATTTTGAAGTTCATGGAAAAGTTGCCCATCTCATTCTTAATCGCCCCGAGAAGATAAATGCGATGACCGTGACTATGGATGAGCAGATGAATAGCTACATCTACGAGATTAATAACAACTTAGAAATTCGCTCTGTACTTCTTTATGGCAAAGGCGAGAAAGGTTTTTGTGCTGGCAGCGACCTCACTGATTTAGGCGAATATGGAAGTAATTGGGAATATCGCAATCGCTTTGATCGTAATCTTGATTATGCCCGTGCAATCTGGCTTATCAAGAAACCTGTCGTTGCATCTCTTCACGGCTGGGTAATTGGTGGCGGACTTGAAATGGCATGTGCTTCAGATATTTGCGTGGCTTCTCCTGATGCAAAGTTTTTAGCAGGTGAGATTAGATGGGGTTGGCATGGTGGTTCCGGCCAGACTCAATTGCTCTCACACAGAGTGGGTCCTGGAAATGCCTCGCTCTTTCTATTGCACGGAGAACCCGTCTTGGCAGCTGATGCACTTCGCATGGGTTTGATCCAAGAGTTAGTACCCAGAGAAGAAGTGCTTAATCGCGCCATTGTTATTGCGGAATCTATCGCTGAGAAAGCTCCTATCGCGGCGCAAATGACCAAGCACATGGTGCGAATCTCACAAAGCATTCCGCTAGAAACCGGACTGCTCTACGAAAATGATTCTTTTGCATACTGCATGACAACTGAAGATGCAGCTGAAGGCCAAAGAGCTTTTGCAGAAAAACGTAAACCAGAATTTAAGGGACGGTAA
- a CDS encoding CaiB/BaiF CoA transferase family protein, translating into MNSAKGALDNLRVIDATQMLAGPIAGTRLGDLGADVIKIEPPVNGEFNRTRGFEDRQSNGEMTTFLAVNRNKRSLSIDLKSAEGKEVLYELVKKSDVFLQNFRFGTADRLGIGYADLKKINPKIVYCSISGYGSFGPYRDRPGQDLIVQGYSGSMFSVGALGDDPTPSALWGADVMTGYQAVIGILAAIESRHQTGTGQHVEIDMLSVVMDCQLQEIVTFLNTDRMPTRMEERSAHASIPAPYGVYKTKDAWLTLAMVPLSILGEVLDNDFLRTLTHYNDGHKHRDEIYKLIRHSFQEKTTAEWIEICDRVGAWCGPVYDYEALVKDPHIIETKYIWEQPQLRGGSAKTVRPPVRLSDTPPTIRRGAPALGEHTKEILIDLLGMPATKVEELIKSGAVGTVKE; encoded by the coding sequence ATGAATTCAGCTAAAGGCGCCCTAGATAACCTGCGCGTAATCGATGCAACACAGATGTTGGCAGGACCCATTGCCGGAACTCGACTCGGTGACCTTGGCGCTGATGTAATAAAAATTGAGCCGCCTGTTAATGGTGAATTTAATAGAACTCGCGGATTCGAAGATCGACAGAGTAATGGCGAGATGACCACATTTCTTGCAGTCAATCGCAATAAGAGATCGCTTTCAATCGATCTTAAGAGTGCAGAAGGAAAAGAAGTTCTCTATGAGCTAGTGAAGAAATCTGATGTCTTCTTGCAAAACTTTAGATTTGGAACTGCAGACCGCCTGGGAATTGGTTACGCGGACCTTAAGAAGATAAACCCCAAAATTGTTTACTGTTCTATTTCGGGTTACGGATCTTTTGGGCCTTATCGAGATCGCCCAGGGCAAGACCTCATTGTTCAGGGCTATAGCGGTTCGATGTTTAGCGTTGGAGCGCTAGGTGATGACCCAACTCCGAGTGCGCTCTGGGGCGCTGACGTGATGACTGGATATCAGGCAGTTATAGGAATTCTTGCCGCAATTGAATCACGCCATCAGACTGGCACTGGTCAACACGTTGAAATCGATATGTTGTCAGTCGTGATGGATTGTCAGCTTCAAGAGATTGTGACTTTCTTAAATACAGATCGTATGCCAACTCGTATGGAAGAACGGAGTGCGCATGCCTCAATTCCAGCACCATATGGCGTGTATAAAACAAAAGATGCTTGGCTAACTTTGGCCATGGTGCCGCTCTCAATTCTGGGCGAAGTTCTGGATAATGATTTCCTGCGAACCTTGACGCACTACAACGACGGACATAAACATCGTGATGAGATTTATAAGCTAATTCGACATAGTTTCCAAGAGAAGACTACTGCTGAGTGGATTGAAATCTGTGATCGAGTCGGAGCATGGTGTGGGCCGGTGTATGACTACGAAGCTCTTGTGAAAGATCCACATATTATTGAAACAAAGTACATCTGGGAACAACCGCAGCTGCGGGGTGGAAGTGCAAAAACCGTACGCCCTCCGGTGCGTCTTTCTGATACTCCACCAACTATTCGCCGCGGTGCACCTGCTTTAGGTGAACATACGAAGGAAATTTTGATTGATCTTCTTGGAATGCCGGCCACGAAGGTTGAAGAGCTCATTAAGTCTGGCGCCGTCGGAACAGTGAAGGAGTAA
- a CDS encoding SDR family NAD(P)-dependent oxidoreductase: protein MKLQNEHVFVTGGASGIGAAIVLDAVQQGARVSFCDIVVPAGEAYAAELTAQGFKVMFHQADVGKFDSLKTAHDAIVKELGPITGLVNNAGVNSNADAVEMTDEEWNKFFDVDLKSVWHTAKLVLPSMRAAKKGAIVNIASIHARMTYPKYFPYAAAKSGVIGLTRNLALDEGIHQIRTNAVSPGYTLTPLLLSWFEMLPEKKAESMAVQPMARMAQTSEIAKVVTFLLSDDASFVNGADWIVDGGLSCRFA, encoded by the coding sequence ATGAAACTTCAAAATGAACATGTTTTTGTCACAGGTGGAGCATCTGGAATTGGTGCAGCAATTGTTTTAGATGCTGTTCAACAAGGAGCTCGAGTCTCGTTCTGTGACATCGTAGTCCCAGCCGGTGAAGCCTATGCAGCCGAATTGACGGCGCAAGGATTTAAAGTGATGTTCCATCAAGCAGATGTGGGTAAGTTTGATTCACTTAAGACGGCCCATGATGCGATTGTAAAAGAGCTCGGTCCAATTACAGGCTTAGTCAATAACGCAGGTGTGAATTCAAATGCAGATGCAGTTGAAATGACCGATGAAGAGTGGAACAAATTCTTTGATGTAGATTTAAAGAGCGTCTGGCATACTGCAAAATTAGTATTACCTTCAATGCGAGCAGCTAAGAAGGGTGCGATTGTTAATATTGCATCAATCCATGCGCGCATGACCTACCCAAAGTATTTCCCATATGCAGCTGCAAAGTCAGGCGTCATTGGTTTGACCCGCAACTTGGCACTTGATGAAGGCATCCACCAGATCCGCACCAATGCGGTCTCACCTGGGTACACCCTCACCCCGTTACTGCTGTCGTGGTTTGAAATGCTGCCTGAAAAGAAGGCCGAATCAATGGCGGTGCAACCAATGGCTCGCATGGCACAGACATCAGAGATCGCAAAGGTTGTTACCTTCCTTCTCTCCGATGATGCCTCATTTGTGAACGGGGCAGATTGGATCGTTGACGGCGGCCTGAGCTGCCGATTTGCATAA
- the dgoD gene encoding galactonate dehydratase, with the protein MKITKITTTVVNAKMRNWVVVRVYTDVAGLIGIGEATLEFQTQAVVGAVEDLAPLLVGRDPREIERNWQILYRHPFFKGGAVTMSAISGIDQALWDISAKDLNVPLWRILGGLARDRVRMYDHLGGGNSDAVYNSDSVSSFEDKMKQSIKDGFTAVKILAVPQSAPLGDAQKLRHAGELMESARRAAGPDVDIMIDFHGRTTAAMAIQFAEVLAPYKPLFLEEIVPPDQHEALKRARAKITVPLATGERLLHREDFLPLLEDGLIDVAQPDVCHAGGITELRKISALCDTYGVTMAPHNPLGPIATMVNVHLGLTTPNFLIQEVMRSDVSWRSEVFSGVPEIKDGHIYPPTAPGIGVEMDEKEAAKHPFVSGIPVQWFHNDGSVADW; encoded by the coding sequence ATGAAGATAACTAAAATAACAACAACTGTCGTCAATGCCAAGATGCGCAATTGGGTTGTTGTCCGGGTATATACAGATGTCGCAGGACTTATTGGAATTGGTGAAGCTACTCTGGAGTTTCAAACACAAGCGGTCGTTGGTGCGGTAGAAGATTTAGCGCCGCTACTTGTCGGCCGCGACCCACGTGAAATCGAGCGCAATTGGCAGATTCTTTACCGGCACCCATTTTTTAAAGGTGGAGCCGTGACAATGTCTGCAATAAGCGGAATTGATCAAGCGCTATGGGATATTTCGGCAAAAGATTTAAACGTTCCACTGTGGCGCATTCTTGGTGGCTTAGCCCGAGATCGAGTACGCATGTATGACCACCTTGGTGGTGGAAATTCTGATGCCGTTTATAACTCTGACAGTGTCTCTTCCTTTGAAGATAAGATGAAGCAGAGCATCAAAGATGGATTTACCGCAGTGAAAATTCTTGCGGTTCCGCAATCGGCACCGCTTGGAGATGCACAAAAACTTCGCCATGCAGGAGAGTTGATGGAATCAGCCAGACGTGCTGCTGGACCAGATGTAGACATCATGATTGATTTCCACGGACGAACAACTGCCGCGATGGCGATTCAATTCGCTGAGGTTTTAGCTCCTTATAAGCCACTCTTTCTCGAAGAAATTGTTCCACCCGATCAACATGAAGCGCTGAAGCGGGCTCGAGCAAAGATCACTGTTCCGCTTGCCACAGGTGAACGCCTGCTTCACCGTGAGGATTTCCTGCCGCTCCTCGAGGATGGTCTTATTGATGTCGCTCAACCGGATGTGTGTCATGCAGGTGGCATTACAGAGCTACGAAAGATTTCAGCGCTCTGTGACACATACGGAGTTACGATGGCGCCACATAACCCACTTGGCCCTATTGCAACTATGGTCAACGTACATCTTGGCCTGACTACACCGAACTTCCTCATTCAAGAAGTGATGCGCTCGGATGTTTCTTGGCGTTCAGAAGTATTTTCTGGCGTCCCAGAAATCAAAGATGGTCATATTTATCCACCGACTGCACCGGGAATCGGCGTTGAGATGGATGAAAAAGAAGCAGCGAAACACCCATTTGTATCGGGTATTCCGGTTCAATGGTTCCACAACGACGGCTCAGTAGCAGATTGGTGA
- a CDS encoding bifunctional 4-hydroxy-2-oxoglutarate aldolase/2-dehydro-3-deoxy-phosphogluconate aldolase — protein MSALEEFEKSSIVAIIRTKTSAEGRSAAHALHSAGITSFEFTTTTPDVFDLIEEFSAIKGITVGVGTAMSPAHVISAKKAGATFVLSPHTDAAVIKKTLDLNLLSVPGVATPTDVARALQAGAKVLKLFPASHFGPAYLKAVRDPFPEAKWLATGGVSVENIKDWFAAGVLGFGVGGPLLGGGIPEIPTRVAAFIAEIKRVKSGKK, from the coding sequence ATGAGCGCACTAGAGGAATTTGAGAAGAGTTCTATAGTTGCCATTATTCGTACTAAGACATCGGCTGAAGGCAGGAGCGCGGCGCATGCCTTACATAGTGCAGGCATTACCTCTTTTGAATTTACGACAACAACACCCGATGTCTTTGATCTGATTGAAGAATTCTCAGCCATCAAGGGAATCACAGTTGGAGTTGGAACAGCTATGAGCCCTGCACATGTCATTAGCGCAAAGAAGGCGGGAGCTACATTTGTTCTCTCACCACATACAGATGCTGCAGTCATTAAGAAGACTCTTGATCTCAACCTTCTATCAGTTCCAGGTGTTGCCACGCCTACCGATGTGGCTCGTGCGCTGCAGGCTGGTGCGAAAGTTTTGAAACTCTTTCCAGCCTCACACTTTGGCCCCGCCTATTTGAAGGCGGTTCGAGATCCATTCCCAGAAGCCAAATGGTTGGCTACCGGTGGAGTAAGTGTAGAAAACATTAAGGATTGGTTTGCTGCAGGTGTTTTAGGCTTCGGAGTCGGGGGACCTTTACTAGGTGGCGGAATTCCAGAAATTCCTACAAGGGTTGCAGCTTTCATCGCTGAAATTAAGAGAGTGAAATCGGGTAAAAAATGA
- a CDS encoding sugar kinase: MSDLYTLGEMMGLFLATDTDDVATAAKFELSVAGAEVNVAVAVTRLGLRATLISRLGADQLGKNILAKLKSEGLSLDGIKTVESYTPALVRNRGKENPIDVTYLRKSSAGSTISVADIKEEEIASARWVHMTGISVAISESSAGAVAKAMDLARKNNIPISFDINLRRKLWSESQAAQALHSLIHDVELVIGGVDEYAVVWGSSDPEENLRLAGAAGAKTAIMTAGDQKMRVLHNGERFDISPEVVETVDPVGSGDAFVGGTISGILGGLSMRESILQGSTCGALVASHLGDWTGLPFGTSGVISQRLVKSS, translated from the coding sequence ATGTCTGATCTCTATACCCTGGGCGAAATGATGGGGCTCTTTCTTGCAACTGATACTGATGACGTAGCGACAGCGGCAAAATTTGAGTTATCTGTTGCCGGCGCCGAAGTAAATGTTGCAGTTGCGGTGACGCGCCTTGGGCTGCGTGCAACTTTGATTTCGCGGCTCGGAGCCGATCAGCTGGGAAAGAATATTCTTGCGAAACTGAAAAGTGAGGGACTGAGTCTTGATGGGATTAAAACCGTTGAGTCTTATACCCCTGCACTGGTGCGTAATCGTGGCAAAGAGAATCCGATAGATGTGACCTACCTTCGTAAATCATCTGCCGGCTCAACAATCTCTGTGGCAGATATCAAAGAGGAAGAGATTGCCTCTGCTCGATGGGTGCATATGACTGGAATATCTGTTGCAATCTCGGAAAGTTCTGCTGGCGCAGTTGCAAAGGCAATGGATTTAGCCCGCAAAAACAACATTCCAATTAGCTTTGATATCAATCTGCGCCGCAAACTATGGAGTGAATCGCAGGCTGCTCAGGCACTTCATTCACTCATTCATGATGTTGAACTCGTTATCGGTGGCGTGGACGAATACGCCGTGGTCTGGGGAAGTAGCGACCCGGAAGAAAATCTTCGACTAGCTGGTGCTGCGGGTGCAAAAACAGCAATCATGACTGCGGGTGATCAGAAAATGCGCGTGCTGCACAATGGCGAAAGGTTCGACATATCCCCAGAAGTTGTAGAAACTGTGGATCCTGTTGGTTCTGGGGATGCTTTTGTGGGAGGTACGATTTCTGGAATTTTAGGTGGACTTTCAATGCGAGAATCAATTTTGCAAGGAAGTACATGTGGCGCACTCGTTGCATCACACTTGGGGGACTGGACAGGTCTTCCATTTGGCACATCAGGTGTCATCTCTCAGAGATTGGTAAAGAGTTCATGA
- a CDS encoding dihydrodipicolinate synthase family protein, with translation MSIKGVCPVLSVPFTTKGEVDYESFRALCRWIIEIGTKSTLFFGVASENIKLSDPERYQLLDILLTERAGSDLKIITTVADHSSELAVIRAKDYEAMGVDYINILPPTFFAPTAAQIDFHLESILKSVKIPVVIQHLPQAGGMADVSGLVNLANKYENLQIIKCEANPPTESIKTVNSLTNGRVRTLIGWGGIFWKEGVAAGADGLQPGCGLTDLYLWAERALLAGDHKEFDSRLDRFIPHIARWISNLDLLIAAEKDVLFKRGIIETNYCRNPTVSLDVDTLREIEEMLALVEEVQTNV, from the coding sequence GTGAGCATCAAAGGCGTTTGCCCGGTTTTATCTGTTCCTTTCACAACAAAAGGTGAAGTCGATTACGAAAGCTTTCGCGCGCTCTGCCGTTGGATTATCGAGATCGGAACGAAATCCACTCTGTTCTTCGGGGTGGCAAGTGAGAATATAAAACTCTCCGACCCAGAGCGTTATCAACTCTTGGATATCCTGCTGACCGAACGTGCTGGCTCAGATCTGAAGATCATTACCACGGTGGCAGATCACTCATCAGAGCTGGCAGTAATTCGAGCAAAAGACTATGAAGCAATGGGTGTCGATTACATCAATATTTTGCCACCGACATTCTTTGCGCCAACTGCTGCGCAAATAGATTTTCATCTTGAATCTATTTTGAAGTCGGTCAAAATTCCAGTGGTAATTCAACACCTTCCGCAAGCCGGTGGAATGGCTGATGTTTCAGGGCTTGTGAATCTTGCAAATAAATATGAGAATCTGCAAATTATCAAATGTGAAGCGAATCCACCTACAGAATCAATCAAGACTGTTAATTCCTTAACTAACGGTCGAGTCAGAACTCTTATTGGCTGGGGTGGAATCTTTTGGAAAGAGGGAGTTGCCGCAGGTGCTGACGGACTTCAGCCGGGGTGTGGTCTCACTGATCTGTATCTCTGGGCAGAGCGAGCATTGCTCGCAGGTGATCACAAGGAGTTTGATTCACGGCTAGATAGGTTTATCCCGCATATCGCTCGATGGATATCAAATCTCGATTTACTTATCGCTGCTGAGAAAGATGTTCTTTTTAAGCGTGGAATTATTGAGACGAACTACTGTCGGAATCCGACCGTGTCACTTGATGTAGATACGTTAAGAGAGATTGAAGAAATGCTCGCACTTGTTGAAGAGGTGCAGACAAATGTCTGA
- a CDS encoding ABC transporter permease codes for MSERTDSKVKNNAARPPSFWRRFGMQFGIWGVGIAMWLVFVVTASEAFTSKDIYLAFASSTPLFALMAIPLTLIVITGEIDLSFPAVMALSTATFAKIYQGTGNIWLGFAGALIAGTLSGYFNGWLVTYFAIPSLVITIGTGFLFRGIELAWMNGSGVGLTDKELAGVSNLLVGRSFFGIANQFWWAVLATIILWFVLNRTQFGAHVFLTGDNKTSAQLMGVNVNQVKRRTFAIMGFFAAFAGLVASFEVSYFWPTLGEGLLMNSIASVFLGGTSVFGGIGTVTGTFVGSFIIGAINAGIVASGINAFYTQVFFGLVIILSVIMQAVISKKIKR; via the coding sequence ATGAGCGAAAGAACTGATTCAAAGGTAAAGAACAACGCAGCCCGTCCGCCATCATTTTGGCGCAGATTTGGAATGCAATTTGGTATCTGGGGAGTTGGAATTGCGATGTGGCTCGTTTTTGTGGTCACAGCCTCCGAAGCATTTACTTCTAAAGATATTTATTTGGCCTTCGCTTCGAGTACTCCACTCTTTGCCCTGATGGCAATTCCACTAACACTTATTGTTATTACCGGAGAGATTGATCTTTCTTTCCCTGCCGTGATGGCGCTCTCCACAGCAACATTTGCCAAAATTTACCAAGGAACGGGAAATATTTGGCTGGGCTTTGCAGGGGCACTGATTGCCGGAACTCTCTCTGGATACTTCAATGGCTGGCTAGTAACTTACTTTGCTATTCCGTCACTTGTAATCACTATTGGTACTGGATTTCTATTCCGCGGAATCGAACTTGCTTGGATGAACGGCTCCGGAGTTGGCCTTACAGATAAGGAGCTAGCCGGCGTCTCTAACCTTCTTGTAGGTAGATCCTTTTTCGGTATCGCAAATCAATTTTGGTGGGCAGTCCTAGCCACAATCATTTTGTGGTTTGTACTCAATAGAACTCAATTTGGTGCGCATGTTTTCTTAACTGGCGACAATAAAACATCTGCCCAATTGATGGGTGTGAATGTCAACCAAGTGAAGAGACGTACCTTTGCAATCATGGGATTCTTCGCGGCCTTTGCCGGCTTAGTCGCATCCTTTGAGGTTTCATACTTCTGGCCAACACTAGGCGAAGGACTTCTGATGAACTCAATTGCATCAGTGTTCTTGGGTGGCACCTCTGTATTCGGTGGCATCGGAACCGTCACTGGCACATTTGTTGGCTCATTCATTATCGGAGCTATCAATGCCGGAATTGTTGCCTCTGGAATCAACGCCTTTTACACCCAAGTATTCTTTGGGCTAGTAATCATTTTATCCGTGATTATGCAGGCAGTTATTTCTAAGAAAATCAAGCGCTAG
- a CDS encoding ATP-binding cassette domain-containing protein has translation MSGSAPVIQLKNVSKTFGEVRSLSGVDLEIYPGEIVGLLGDNGAGKSTLVKTIMGFHKPDEGGEIWFKGEKITDWSVAKARDLGIETIYQERALCELQPIWRNMFMGREIKTKFGRLDVKKMRSEATRLMSEHMGFTSTAVHPDNAVLTMSGGEKQGVAITRALYFDAELVILDEPTVGLSLSETKKTLDFVQNIKKSGRSAIFIDHNIFHIYPAVDRMIVLDRGKVAGNYKKSEITMDELIESMYRVARTGSIKE, from the coding sequence ATGTCCGGTAGTGCACCAGTAATTCAATTGAAAAATGTTTCAAAAACATTTGGCGAGGTTCGCTCTCTATCTGGAGTTGATCTAGAAATTTATCCTGGCGAGATTGTTGGCCTACTTGGCGATAATGGCGCTGGCAAATCAACCCTAGTTAAGACAATTATGGGTTTCCACAAGCCAGATGAAGGCGGCGAGATTTGGTTTAAGGGCGAGAAGATAACCGACTGGAGCGTGGCTAAGGCCCGTGACCTGGGAATTGAAACAATCTACCAAGAGCGCGCACTCTGTGAACTACAACCTATCTGGCGCAATATGTTCATGGGTAGAGAGATTAAAACTAAATTTGGTCGATTAGACGTTAAGAAAATGAGAAGCGAAGCAACCCGCCTCATGAGCGAACACATGGGTTTCACATCAACGGCAGTGCATCCTGATAATGCAGTCTTAACTATGTCCGGCGGTGAAAAACAAGGAGTGGCAATCACAAGAGCCCTTTATTTTGATGCCGAGCTCGTGATTTTGGATGAGCCAACAGTAGGCTTGTCTCTATCAGAAACTAAGAAGACGCTAGATTTTGTTCAAAACATCAAGAAATCTGGTCGTTCGGCAATCTTTATTGACCACAACATTTTCCATATCTACCCGGCTGTTGACCGGATGATTGTGCTCGATCGCGGCAAAGTGGCCGGCAACTATAAAAAGAGTGAAATTACAATGGATGAGTTAATCGAGAGCATGTATCGAGTTGCTCGCACCGGGTCAATAAAGGAGTAA
- a CDS encoding substrate-binding domain-containing protein, with protein sequence MSIKKAKVGFVALVFAASSLVAFNSATSANAAATGQWCKGVKIAAFPGGPQGGVFANNVYNGYRQAQRDLGPTVKYYFSDWDPAKMVTQWKEAIATKPNGIAMYGFMGPEAAKPLVEESFKKGIIVTTLNTSLTDLQAQYSTQGFGYVGAVNYKAGVDLASEMVKRGKLAAGDSAFVWGLKGQGGDRGQRTVGVIDGFEKLKVKVIYQEIDQATNTTPASGGPTFAGIMAKNPNVKAVVTDHGGLTATAATYMKAANLKAGSVYFGGFDVSPATTTAIESGFLQLVIDQQPFLQGYLPILQICLTKKFGFSGLDVNTAGGFVDKSNVAVVAPLAKVEIR encoded by the coding sequence ATGTCAATCAAGAAAGCTAAAGTTGGCTTTGTTGCACTTGTCTTTGCAGCTTCTTCACTTGTTGCGTTTAATAGTGCAACATCTGCAAACGCAGCAGCAACAGGCCAGTGGTGCAAAGGTGTAAAGATCGCCGCATTCCCTGGTGGTCCACAAGGTGGTGTCTTTGCAAATAACGTTTATAACGGTTATCGCCAAGCTCAAAGAGATCTAGGCCCAACAGTGAAGTACTACTTCTCAGATTGGGATCCTGCAAAAATGGTAACCCAGTGGAAAGAAGCTATTGCAACTAAGCCAAACGGCATTGCAATGTACGGCTTCATGGGACCAGAAGCTGCTAAGCCACTAGTCGAGGAGTCTTTCAAGAAAGGCATCATCGTCACAACATTGAACACATCACTTACAGATCTACAAGCCCAGTATTCAACACAGGGATTTGGCTATGTCGGTGCGGTTAACTACAAAGCTGGAGTAGATCTAGCATCAGAAATGGTTAAGCGTGGAAAACTTGCTGCTGGCGACTCAGCATTCGTTTGGGGCCTCAAGGGTCAAGGCGGAGATCGCGGTCAACGTACAGTTGGTGTAATTGATGGCTTCGAAAAACTGAAGGTTAAAGTTATCTATCAGGAAATCGATCAAGCTACCAACACAACACCTGCATCAGGCGGTCCAACATTTGCTGGAATCATGGCAAAGAACCCTAATGTGAAGGCTGTTGTTACTGATCACGGTGGCTTAACTGCTACTGCAGCAACATATATGAAGGCAGCAAACTTGAAGGCAGGATCTGTCTACTTCGGTGGATTCGACGTATCTCCTGCAACAACAACTGCTATCGAGAGTGGCTTCCTACAACTCGTAATCGATCAGCAACCGTTCTTACAGGGATATCTACCAATCCTTCAAATCTGTCTAACCAAGAAGTTTGGTTTCTCAGGTCTTGATGTGAATACAGCTGGTGGATTCGTTGATAAGTCAAACGTTGCAGTCGTAGCACCACTTGCAAAGGTAGAAATCCGCTAA
- a CDS encoding SDR family NAD(P)-dependent oxidoreductase codes for MTEDLTSLAGQISVVTGAASGIGRASAILLARRGAHVIALDVNETGLKSVVDEIKSSGASAAYHIFDLGSEENVRQRIKAIEKEHGRIDSVVNAGGITGPTGMQTEDITWEQFLKPLTIDLFGAIWITQAVMPLMKERKYGRIVQVVSIAGKEGNPGMSPYNTAKAGLIGYVKGVAKEAAASGVVINSLAPAVIRTAINENTTEDTMKYMISRIPMGRIGESEEVAEMIAFMASPACSFTTGFTFDISGGRATY; via the coding sequence ATGACCGAAGACCTCACATCACTCGCTGGGCAGATCTCGGTAGTTACTGGCGCTGCCAGTGGCATCGGGCGAGCATCGGCTATTCTGCTTGCTCGCCGTGGTGCTCATGTCATTGCACTCGATGTCAACGAAACTGGCTTGAAATCTGTTGTGGATGAGATAAAAAGTAGTGGCGCCAGCGCCGCTTATCACATCTTTGATTTGGGTTCTGAGGAAAATGTACGTCAAAGGATTAAAGCTATTGAGAAAGAGCACGGCCGAATTGATTCAGTGGTGAATGCCGGTGGAATTACGGGACCAACGGGAATGCAGACAGAAGATATAACCTGGGAACAATTCCTCAAGCCACTAACAATCGATCTCTTTGGTGCGATTTGGATTACGCAAGCAGTGATGCCACTGATGAAAGAGCGCAAGTATGGGCGCATTGTGCAAGTAGTTTCTATTGCAGGCAAAGAAGGCAACCCTGGAATGTCGCCATATAACACTGCAAAGGCTGGATTAATTGGCTATGTAAAAGGTGTAGCAAAGGAAGCTGCCGCATCTGGCGTAGTAATTAACTCATTGGCCCCAGCGGTAATTCGCACAGCGATAAACGAGAATACAACCGAAGATACGATGAAATATATGATCTCTCGAATCCCGATGGGTCGAATCGGGGAGTCAGAAGAAGTCGCTGAGATGATTGCCTTTATGGCATCACCAGCTTGTTCCTTCACCACAGGATTCACCTTTGATATCTCAGGCGGGCGCGCAACGTATTAA